A genomic stretch from Cloacibacterium caeni includes:
- a CDS encoding GYDIA family GHMP kinase, whose protein sequence is MKNHIFSPGKLLITSEYFVLDGALALAVPTRLGQDFYSEEEKDGASMVFWEALHENKPWLSIQIDYKNWKIVQTNLPESAAFILKVLQNVQKLSTEKFHSDSTYKITTNLQFPANYGLGSSSTLMNNLAEWSHIDAFLLNELSLGGSGYDIAVAQEKSAILYQNNPRKVERVEFNPSFTDDLIFIHLNQKQDSREGIRAFQSQKKSLDLRTDFSEITQKVLQCETLEEFSNLMMLHESKLSEFLGMKTAKEKHFQDCPSFIKSLGAWGGDFVLASKFGDYKNYFFERNFRNIIEWKNLIY, encoded by the coding sequence TTGAAAAATCACATATTTTCACCAGGCAAATTACTGATTACTTCAGAATATTTTGTATTAGATGGAGCTTTAGCTTTAGCAGTTCCTACTCGATTGGGACAAGATTTTTATTCAGAAGAAGAAAAAGATGGTGCTTCCATGGTTTTTTGGGAAGCTTTACATGAGAACAAGCCTTGGCTTTCTATCCAAATAGATTATAAAAATTGGAAAATTGTACAAACCAACCTTCCTGAAAGCGCAGCATTTATTCTTAAAGTGCTTCAAAACGTCCAAAAACTTTCTACAGAAAAATTTCATAGCGATTCTACGTATAAGATTACTACTAATTTACAATTCCCCGCGAATTATGGATTGGGGAGTAGTTCTACATTGATGAATAATTTAGCAGAGTGGTCTCATATAGATGCTTTTCTTCTTAATGAACTTTCTCTTGGAGGAAGTGGTTATGATATAGCTGTGGCTCAAGAAAAATCTGCCATTCTTTATCAAAATAATCCTAGAAAAGTAGAAAGAGTAGAATTCAATCCTAGTTTTACTGATGATTTAATCTTCATTCATTTAAACCAAAAGCAAGATAGCAGAGAAGGAATAAGAGCTTTTCAGTCTCAAAAAAAATCTTTAGATTTAAGAACTGACTTTTCAGAAATTACTCAAAAAGTACTACAATGTGAAACCTTAGAAGAGTTTTCTAACCTTATGATGCTGCATGAGAGTAAGTTAAGTGAATTTTTAGGAATGAAAACTGCCAAAGAAAAACACTTCCAAGATTGCCCAAGTTTCATTAAAAGTTTGGGAGCTTGGGGCGGAGATTTCGTTCTAGCTTCGAAATTTGGGGATTACAAAAATTACTTTTTTGAGCGCAATTTTAGAAATATTATAGAATGGAAAAATTTAATATATTGA
- a CDS encoding putative porin yields MKYILFIIFFAVHFLGAQIVNKTDSNVPTDTLIVDKGRKDSLKIFKPTINDYQHYTQFSEKKIFDTVFTIDKSYQFTQYNNQDNFGKIQFANIGSGFQDLMFRVNKEQNLALLPTRKSHFILGIDDVKYYDVKTPTTSFVYHNAMKQGAALKTTYTQNVGKNFNVALEYMGLRSQGVYQRELAASNNFVLSSRFNSKNNRYRFFTHYIHQNVNNEENGGIEDLSLFLGDDTRFNNRQNLAVNLTSTDSRFSYRRYYFSQEFQFVNSEKYPFKVRHTIFHQANKYWYKQQGFESFYDSDVVEDYGTSAYKFSKNLSNTFTLLFDKPTFKLEAGVRHQMINLGTDKELPAIVGVNIPLDNKENRFGAVGNLEIKLWDKVDLKSNLEYSNGSTFGNFLRSDNNLKLEPIKDYILDAHVNLQTSKPSFNYLINPSFYQNFNYNFLDAKNESTLEIGGKVNLKWFQSSVFANYFRIENYTYIGADYQPKQSESSLNISQIGGEATFSYWKLNFNTKLLFQSALSEKDLYPMPSFIGRLNAYYQAKAFKDAAEIQTGIKVYYFSKFNSREYFPVLNEFTVSANTASIGGQPIADAYFNMKVKRMLIYAEAQHVNTTFMKNKSFAAPNYPIYDFRLNLGIVWYLFH; encoded by the coding sequence ATGAAATACATCTTATTCATCATATTTTTTGCAGTACATTTTTTAGGAGCACAAATCGTCAATAAAACAGATAGCAATGTTCCTACGGATACATTGATTGTTGACAAAGGAAGAAAAGATTCTTTGAAAATCTTTAAGCCAACCATAAATGACTACCAGCATTATACTCAGTTTTCTGAAAAGAAAATTTTTGACACTGTTTTTACTATTGACAAATCTTATCAATTTACACAATACAATAACCAAGACAATTTTGGAAAAATCCAATTTGCCAACATCGGTTCTGGATTTCAAGATTTAATGTTTCGTGTCAATAAAGAACAAAACTTAGCGTTATTACCTACTCGAAAATCACATTTTATTTTAGGAATTGATGATGTTAAATATTATGATGTAAAAACGCCTACCACATCTTTCGTCTACCATAACGCAATGAAACAAGGAGCAGCCTTGAAAACTACTTATACTCAAAATGTAGGAAAAAATTTTAACGTAGCTTTAGAATATATGGGACTGCGTTCTCAAGGTGTATACCAAAGAGAATTAGCCGCTTCTAATAATTTCGTTTTATCTTCTCGTTTTAATTCTAAGAATAATCGTTATCGGTTTTTCACACATTACATTCACCAGAACGTAAACAACGAAGAAAATGGTGGAATAGAAGATTTAAGCCTTTTTTTAGGAGATGACACTCGTTTTAATAACAGGCAAAACCTTGCGGTAAACCTTACCTCTACGGATTCAAGATTTTCGTACAGAAGATATTATTTCTCTCAGGAATTTCAGTTTGTGAATTCAGAGAAATATCCCTTTAAAGTGCGACATACTATTTTCCATCAAGCCAATAAATATTGGTATAAACAACAAGGTTTTGAGTCGTTTTATGATTCAGATGTTGTAGAAGATTATGGAACGTCTGCTTACAAATTTTCTAAAAATTTAAGCAATACATTTACCTTGCTTTTTGATAAACCTACTTTCAAATTAGAAGCAGGAGTTCGTCACCAAATGATTAATTTAGGAACAGACAAAGAACTTCCAGCCATTGTTGGGGTCAATATCCCTTTAGACAATAAAGAAAACAGATTTGGCGCAGTTGGAAATTTAGAAATCAAATTATGGGACAAGGTGGATTTAAAATCTAATCTAGAATATTCTAACGGAAGTACTTTTGGCAACTTCCTCCGTTCAGATAACAATTTGAAGTTAGAACCGATTAAAGATTATATTTTGGATGCTCATGTAAATTTACAAACCTCTAAACCGAGTTTCAACTATTTAATCAATCCATCTTTTTACCAAAATTTCAATTATAATTTCTTAGATGCTAAAAACGAAAGCACTTTAGAAATCGGAGGTAAAGTCAATCTGAAGTGGTTCCAAAGTTCAGTTTTTGCTAATTATTTTAGAATAGAAAATTACACCTACATTGGAGCTGATTATCAACCAAAGCAAAGCGAGTCATCGCTCAATATTTCTCAAATCGGTGGCGAAGCTACTTTTTCTTATTGGAAACTTAATTTCAATACCAAATTGCTTTTCCAATCTGCTTTGTCTGAGAAAGACCTTTACCCGATGCCAAGTTTTATCGGTAGATTAAATGCTTATTATCAGGCAAAAGCGTTCAAAGATGCTGCAGAAATTCAAACTGGAATAAAAGTGTATTATTTCTCGAAATTTAATTCTAGAGAATATTTCCCAGTATTGAATGAATTTACAGTTTCTGCAAATACGGCTTCTATTGGTGGTCAACCAATTGCAGATGCTTATTTTAACATGAAGGTAAAAAGAATGCTTATTTATGCAGAAGCGCAGCATGTAAACACTACTTTTATGAAAAACAAATCATTCGCTGCTCCCAATTATCCTATTTATGATTTTCGATTGAATTTAGGAATTGTTTGGTATTTATTTCACTAA
- a CDS encoding amino acid ABC transporter substrate-binding protein: protein MKKYLVFIYTLIGFVAFAQKTHTVAKGDTPYNISKKYGVTLDELTKLNPQIKEGKLAIGDVLIITKKNSEVVKTTEKAVATTNQKLGKIVLQPKQTIYGITKQYHISEVDLRKLNPNLDQHMKIGDEVTLPAENIKKYADQNAFVKTEVPVEKPVEKAIEKPKADEGTYVIQPKDNYYRITKSFNLTQEELFAINPGLEEKGLQPGEVINVKKPQNSKVKETVTWQEDKKTEKTEVQNVVAEEYQTYTVQNGDTVFGILNKFNVSLDQLLELNPKLSEGLKPGMVLKVKKLEAGYIKKSGDELNVVLMLPFGFDNGDSKYRTMAADFLTGAKLAIERNAKAGQKLDVKVIDAGSEASFKNSLTQINQNNTDLIIGPFFKSNVLEVLDYVKTQKIPVVAPFANSPELRNYSNLVIIETEQSVFADRIVKEVSLAYSDQKIYIVADSDKTYANYMKKQLESQLKNANITVVNSSADIQLDTNMMTGQTAPVIAILANDNDDAGSDFSKRIIDLAKETSGMKSFSMYYHPSFEKNIAELSKASLVYLMDRKINTDGDFEKEVLADYKKKYCKAPSKYAVIGFDVVNDMLTRENSKGELFKQMNKTQTQLATKFEFVRNKNGAYVNQGYRVVRLVP from the coding sequence ATGAAAAAATATCTTGTATTCATATATACGTTAATAGGTTTTGTAGCTTTTGCACAGAAAACACACACTGTAGCAAAAGGTGATACTCCGTATAATATTTCTAAAAAATATGGCGTAACACTAGACGAACTCACGAAGCTAAATCCTCAAATCAAAGAGGGAAAATTAGCGATTGGAGATGTTTTAATCATCACTAAGAAAAACTCAGAAGTTGTAAAAACTACTGAAAAAGCGGTGGCTACTACCAATCAAAAATTAGGCAAAATCGTACTTCAACCGAAGCAAACGATTTACGGAATTACCAAACAATATCATATTTCTGAAGTGGATTTAAGAAAATTGAATCCTAACTTAGACCAGCATATGAAAATTGGTGACGAGGTAACTTTGCCTGCTGAAAATATCAAAAAATATGCAGATCAAAATGCATTCGTAAAAACAGAAGTTCCAGTAGAAAAACCTGTGGAAAAGGCAATAGAAAAGCCAAAAGCAGATGAAGGAACTTATGTGATTCAGCCAAAAGATAATTATTACAGAATTACCAAAAGTTTTAACCTTACTCAAGAGGAATTATTTGCCATCAATCCTGGCTTAGAAGAAAAAGGATTGCAACCTGGTGAAGTCATTAATGTGAAAAAACCTCAAAATTCTAAGGTTAAAGAAACCGTAACTTGGCAAGAAGACAAAAAAACCGAGAAAACAGAAGTTCAAAATGTAGTTGCAGAAGAATATCAAACGTACACGGTTCAGAATGGCGATACTGTTTTCGGGATTCTTAATAAATTTAATGTTTCGCTAGACCAATTGCTTGAGCTGAATCCTAAACTTTCAGAAGGTTTAAAACCAGGAATGGTTCTAAAAGTGAAGAAGCTAGAAGCGGGTTATATTAAAAAATCTGGTGATGAACTAAATGTTGTGTTAATGTTGCCATTCGGTTTTGATAATGGTGATAGTAAATACAGAACTATGGCTGCTGATTTCTTAACGGGTGCAAAACTAGCCATCGAAAGAAATGCTAAAGCAGGCCAAAAACTAGATGTAAAAGTAATAGATGCGGGAAGTGAAGCAAGTTTTAAAAATTCACTTACGCAAATCAATCAAAATAATACAGACTTAATCATAGGACCGTTTTTCAAGTCAAACGTTTTAGAAGTTTTAGACTATGTAAAAACTCAAAAAATTCCTGTGGTAGCTCCGTTTGCAAATTCTCCAGAGCTTAGAAATTATAGTAATTTAGTAATTATCGAAACAGAACAAAGTGTTTTTGCAGACAGAATTGTAAAGGAAGTTTCTTTGGCTTATTCTGACCAAAAAATATATATCGTGGCAGATTCTGACAAGACGTATGCCAATTATATGAAAAAACAATTAGAAAGTCAGTTGAAAAATGCAAACATCACTGTAGTAAATTCTTCAGCAGATATTCAGTTAGATACCAATATGATGACTGGTCAAACCGCTCCAGTGATTGCTATTCTAGCGAATGATAATGATGATGCAGGAAGTGATTTTTCAAAAAGAATCATTGACTTGGCTAAAGAAACCAGCGGAATGAAATCATTCAGTATGTATTACCATCCATCTTTTGAAAAAAATATTGCCGAACTCAGCAAGGCGAGTTTGGTGTATTTGATGGATAGAAAAATTAACACAGACGGTGACTTCGAAAAAGAAGTTCTCGCAGATTATAAGAAAAAATATTGCAAAGCACCTTCTAAGTATGCTGTAATTGGTTTTGACGTAGTGAATGATATGTTGACCAGAGAAAACAGCAAAGGAGAATTGTTTAAGCAAATGAATAAAACTCAGACTCAATTGGCTACCAAGTTTGAATTTGTACGAAACAAAAACGGCGCATACGTAAACCAGGGTTACAGAGTAGTGAGATTAGTTCCTTAA
- a CDS encoding RagB/SusD family nutrient uptake outer membrane protein, producing the protein MKNIFKIAILSLGIVNIVSSCSNDFVDREFEQSVIQSDLKSLQEVQSFVRGAYASMRASTYYGRDFTAYGEVRSDEMFSNGRSGYFQTVRTYTMTSSDAYARDTYNQIYTMIAKTNIVIGTDVSKLNGTAQDLQKAEYYQGQAYALRAQGFFDLLRLYGQKYTGGTLGVVTPLKYDPKALKARSTITETEAQIEADFNKALSTMTSRSSFDTPSNKTELSIDALKVLMSRYYLYKGDYAKVRTLISEVYSKYNVVARDLYQPSFDYTLRGAAPNSIFELEVGTDSSLSTSSYNQVLSVNGYYNLVALASSYNLYATNDIRKSLISYLSAANGTKYYFLSAGSKGKYLNRTGADNIKMVRYEEALLNGAEAELQPGGDPAKALEYYNSIIKNRGLSEVSSVDLDMIKVERRKELLGEGFRQWDLLRWGNTSFKPAAVSANLLAFPIPRQETDIAGTPVVANPGYDN; encoded by the coding sequence ATGAAAAATATATTTAAAATAGCAATATTATCTCTAGGAATTGTTAACATAGTATCATCTTGTAGTAATGATTTCGTAGATAGAGAATTTGAACAATCGGTTATTCAATCTGATTTAAAATCTCTTCAAGAAGTTCAGTCATTTGTAAGAGGAGCTTATGCTTCAATGAGAGCTTCTACTTATTATGGGAGAGATTTTACAGCTTATGGAGAGGTTAGATCAGATGAAATGTTTAGTAATGGAAGGAGTGGTTATTTCCAGACCGTAAGAACATATACAATGACTTCAAGTGATGCTTATGCTCGTGATACTTACAACCAAATTTATACAATGATTGCTAAAACAAACATTGTAATTGGTACAGATGTTAGCAAACTTAATGGCACTGCTCAAGATCTTCAAAAAGCAGAATATTATCAAGGGCAAGCTTATGCGTTAAGAGCTCAAGGTTTTTTTGACTTGTTAAGGTTATACGGTCAAAAATATACTGGAGGTACTTTAGGAGTTGTAACGCCTTTAAAATATGACCCTAAAGCTTTGAAGGCAAGAAGTACAATTACTGAAACTGAAGCACAGATTGAAGCGGATTTTAATAAGGCTCTTTCAACTATGACTTCACGTTCTTCTTTTGATACCCCTTCTAATAAAACAGAGTTGTCAATTGATGCTTTAAAAGTTTTAATGTCAAGATACTATTTATATAAAGGTGATTATGCAAAAGTAAGAACATTAATTAGTGAGGTTTATAGTAAGTATAATGTTGTAGCGAGAGATCTTTATCAACCGTCTTTTGATTATACATTGAGAGGTGCTGCTCCAAATTCTATTTTTGAGTTAGAAGTTGGTACTGATTCTTCTTTATCTACTAGTTCTTATAATCAAGTATTGAGTGTAAATGGATACTATAATCTTGTAGCATTAGCATCGTCATATAATTTATATGCAACTAATGATATTAGAAAAAGTTTGATAAGTTATTTGTCTGCTGCTAATGGGACAAAATATTATTTTCTCTCTGCCGGAAGCAAGGGTAAATACCTTAATAGAACTGGTGCTGATAACATTAAAATGGTTAGATATGAGGAAGCCTTATTAAATGGAGCAGAAGCTGAATTACAACCAGGAGGAGATCCAGCAAAGGCTTTAGAATATTATAATTCCATCATTAAAAATAGAGGTTTATCGGAAGTTTCTTCTGTTGATCTAGACATGATTAAAGTTGAGCGTAGAAAAGAACTTCTTGGAGAAGGTTTCAGACAATGGGATTTATTGAGATGGGGTAATACATCATTTAAACCAGCAGCCGTTAGTGCAAACCTTCTTGCTTTTCCAATTCCTAGACAGGAGACAGATATAGCAGGAACGCCAGTAGTTGCTAATCCAGGTTATGATAATTAA
- the pckA gene encoding phosphoenolpyruvate carboxykinase (ATP), producing the protein MKNIKIIQELHDLGITGYHEVVYNPTYEELFKAEMSAKNKGFEKGALTESGAVAVKTGIFTGRSPKDRYIVKDDVTKDTICWDGKVNFPTTPEIFKSCKELVLEQLSSSKKLYVVDAFCGTNPDTRLKVRFVMEVAWQAHFVTNMFIRPSLYELENFGTPDFIVMNGSKTVNPDWQAQGLNSENFVMFNLTERIQIIGGTWYGGEMKKGMFAMMNYYLPLKGMASMHCSANVGEEGDVALFFGLSGTGKTTLSADPKRYLIGDDEHGWDDNGVFNYEGGCYAKVIDLTEEKEPDIFRAIKRDALLENVVVNEYGEIDYKDNSITENTRVSYPIYHINKIVLPSKAGHAKKIVYLSADAFGVLPPVSILNEDQAQYHFLCGYTSKLAGTERGITSPEPSFSPAFGEAFLTLHPTMYSKTLIGKMKEHGAKAYLVNTGWNGTGKRISLKDTRAIIDSIIDGSIESAPKTVVPIMNLEIPTSLPNVTEGILDPRNTYADVSEWEAKAKDLGARYIKNFEQYCDTEEGKRLVSAGPQL; encoded by the coding sequence ATGAAAAACATTAAAATCATTCAAGAGCTACATGATCTAGGTATTACAGGTTATCACGAAGTAGTGTATAATCCAACCTATGAAGAACTTTTTAAAGCAGAAATGTCTGCTAAAAATAAAGGTTTTGAAAAGGGAGCTCTTACAGAATCAGGCGCAGTTGCTGTAAAAACGGGTATTTTCACAGGTAGATCACCTAAAGATAGATATATCGTAAAAGATGATGTAACAAAAGATACTATTTGTTGGGACGGAAAAGTTAATTTTCCTACAACTCCAGAGATTTTTAAATCTTGTAAAGAATTAGTTTTAGAACAACTTTCTTCTTCTAAAAAATTATATGTAGTAGATGCGTTCTGTGGTACCAATCCAGATACAAGACTTAAAGTGAGATTTGTAATGGAAGTTGCATGGCAAGCTCATTTTGTAACAAATATGTTTATTAGACCATCATTATATGAGTTAGAAAACTTCGGAACTCCAGATTTTATTGTAATGAATGGATCTAAAACAGTGAACCCAGATTGGCAAGCTCAAGGATTAAATTCTGAAAACTTTGTAATGTTTAACCTTACCGAAAGAATCCAAATTATCGGAGGAACTTGGTATGGTGGTGAGATGAAAAAAGGGATGTTTGCAATGATGAACTACTATCTTCCATTAAAAGGAATGGCTTCTATGCACTGCTCTGCAAACGTAGGAGAAGAAGGTGATGTAGCATTGTTCTTCGGACTTTCTGGTACAGGAAAAACTACACTTTCTGCTGACCCAAAAAGATATTTAATTGGTGATGATGAACACGGATGGGATGATAATGGTGTATTTAACTACGAAGGTGGTTGCTACGCAAAAGTAATTGACCTTACTGAAGAAAAAGAACCAGACATCTTCAGAGCGATTAAGAGAGATGCTTTATTAGAAAACGTAGTGGTAAACGAATATGGCGAAATAGACTATAAAGATAATTCTATTACAGAAAATACTAGAGTTTCTTACCCAATCTATCATATTAATAAAATTGTACTTCCTTCTAAAGCTGGTCACGCTAAAAAAATCGTTTATTTATCAGCAGATGCATTCGGAGTATTGCCTCCAGTATCAATTTTAAATGAAGATCAAGCGCAATATCACTTCTTATGTGGATATACCTCTAAATTAGCAGGAACAGAGAGAGGAATTACTTCTCCAGAGCCTTCATTCTCTCCAGCTTTCGGTGAAGCTTTCCTTACATTACACCCAACAATGTATTCTAAAACATTAATTGGTAAAATGAAAGAACACGGAGCGAAAGCTTATTTAGTAAATACAGGTTGGAATGGTACTGGTAAGAGAATTTCTCTTAAAGATACTAGAGCAATTATTGACTCAATCATCGATGGTTCAATAGAATCTGCACCTAAAACTGTAGTTCCAATTATGAATTTAGAAATTCCTACTTCTTTACCAAATGTAACTGAAGGAATTCTTGATCCAAGAAATACTTATGCTGATGTTTCTGAATGGGAAGCTAAAGCTAAAGATTTAGGAGCTAGATATATTAAAAACTTTGAACAATATTGTGATACAGAAGAAGGTAAAAGATTAGTTTCAGCTGGTCCTCAATTGTAA
- a CDS encoding type II 3-dehydroquinate dehydratase, whose protein sequence is MKILILNGANLNLLGTREPDIYGSTSMDDVLTHLKSEYSQHAIEYFQSNFEGEIIGKIQENNFDALVINPGAFTHYSYAIADALKNLRKPKIEVHISNIYQREVFRQKSVTAAYTDAVLSGFGTEGYRLAIIHLISTMQ, encoded by the coding sequence ATGAAAATTCTAATACTAAACGGAGCCAATCTCAATCTTCTAGGAACTCGTGAGCCAGACATCTACGGAAGTACTTCAATGGATGATGTTTTAACACATTTAAAATCTGAGTATTCTCAACACGCTATTGAATATTTCCAGTCTAATTTCGAAGGGGAAATCATCGGGAAAATTCAAGAAAATAACTTTGATGCTCTTGTTATTAATCCTGGCGCTTTTACCCATTATTCTTATGCCATCGCAGATGCGCTTAAAAACCTTAGGAAACCCAAAATAGAGGTTCACATTAGCAATATTTATCAACGTGAAGTATTCAGGCAGAAATCAGTTACTGCAGCTTATACAGATGCTGTACTCTCTGGTTTTGGTACAGAAGGCTACAGATTAGCAATTATTCATTTAATTTCTACCATGCAATAA
- the bshC gene encoding bacillithiol biosynthesis cysteine-adding enzyme BshC, whose amino-acid sequence MPKFKFPFQDLETIPKLIKDFLQQEIPQFSAYQFTLENALLQAEKKAHNYTLEQRKILVEVLRAQHQHLDLSAKQSQHLDLLLSENTFTVTTGHQLNLFSGPVFFVYKILQTIKTADFLTQNSDKNFVPIFWLATEDHDFEEINHFKTANGFYQIKGNSGGAVGRIIIEDNSFLEEFEKEFKDDVFGTQLILLAKKAYQKGRTFTEATQILVQEIFAEFGLLMIDGDDVLLKNQMQNIFKEELVNHTTHHFSQENVKFLTEKYGKVQVNPREINLFYLSDTRNRIEFDGEQFQIVDKNLTFTLEELAEDWSKISPNALLRPVFQEKVLPNIAYIGGNAEIMYWLEMPKVFEKFGVEFPLLVPRNSMLFLRKKTLDKIEKSGVALQYFLGDFQKFLNQKLLKESELNADLENREQLLKENFEILKNKASLTAVTFRNMVEAEETRQLKSFQKFKKRLLRAEKILHADKIDYLQRLYSEIHHANNWQERSLNFSVFFAENGEKWLENCYQEMEVLNSVLIVSEF is encoded by the coding sequence ATGCCGAAGTTTAAATTTCCGTTTCAAGATTTAGAAACCATCCCGAAATTAATCAAGGACTTTCTTCAACAAGAAATTCCGCAGTTTTCTGCATACCAGTTTACCTTAGAAAACGCACTGTTACAAGCAGAAAAGAAAGCACATAACTATACACTAGAGCAAAGAAAAATATTGGTAGAAGTTCTTAGAGCGCAACATCAGCATTTGGATTTAAGTGCTAAGCAATCGCAGCATTTAGATTTGCTCTTATCCGAAAATACTTTTACCGTAACCACAGGTCATCAACTGAATTTGTTTTCTGGGCCGGTATTTTTTGTTTACAAAATTTTACAAACCATCAAAACGGCTGATTTTTTAACTCAAAATTCAGATAAAAATTTTGTTCCTATCTTTTGGTTGGCAACAGAAGACCACGACTTTGAGGAGATTAATCATTTCAAAACGGCAAATGGATTTTATCAAATCAAAGGAAATTCTGGTGGTGCAGTTGGCAGAATTATTATAGAAGATAATAGTTTTTTAGAAGAATTCGAAAAAGAATTTAAAGATGATGTTTTCGGAACACAGCTTATTCTTCTTGCCAAAAAAGCTTATCAAAAAGGAAGAACTTTTACCGAAGCTACTCAGATTTTGGTTCAAGAAATTTTTGCAGAATTTGGACTTTTAATGATAGATGGAGACGATGTTTTGCTCAAAAATCAAATGCAAAATATCTTCAAAGAAGAACTGGTAAATCACACGACACATCATTTTTCTCAAGAAAACGTAAAATTCCTAACAGAGAAATACGGAAAAGTACAAGTAAACCCTAGAGAAATTAACCTTTTCTACTTGTCAGACACCAGAAATAGAATAGAATTTGACGGAGAACAATTTCAAATTGTAGATAAAAATCTCACGTTTACTTTAGAAGAATTGGCAGAAGATTGGTCTAAAATTTCACCGAATGCTTTGTTAAGACCAGTTTTTCAAGAAAAAGTTTTGCCCAATATTGCTTACATTGGTGGGAATGCAGAAATTATGTATTGGTTAGAAATGCCAAAGGTTTTTGAAAAATTTGGGGTAGAATTTCCTCTTTTGGTTCCCAGAAACTCTATGTTGTTCCTTAGAAAGAAAACTTTAGATAAAATAGAAAAATCTGGAGTAGCCTTACAATACTTTTTGGGAGATTTCCAGAAATTCTTAAATCAAAAATTGCTGAAAGAATCAGAACTGAATGCTGATTTAGAAAACCGAGAGCAATTATTAAAAGAAAATTTCGAAATTTTAAAAAATAAAGCTTCACTTACTGCCGTTACCTTTAGAAATATGGTAGAAGCAGAAGAAACGAGACAATTGAAGTCTTTTCAAAAATTTAAGAAAAGATTGTTACGTGCAGAAAAAATTCTTCACGCAGATAAAATAGATTATCTTCAGCGTTTGTATTCAGAAATTCACCATGCTAATAATTGGCAAGAAAGAAGCCTCAATTTCAGTGTCTTTTTCGCAGAAAACGGCGAAAAATGGCTCGAAAATTGTTACCAAGAAATGGAGGTTTTAAATTCTGTCTTAATTGTTAGTGAATTTTAG
- the fabD gene encoding ACP S-malonyltransferase — MKALVFPGQGSQFVGMGKELYDSRKEIKDLMDFSNEILGFDILKIMFEGTDEDLKKTKVTQPAIFIHSVAAVKAIDGTGAQMVAGHSLGEFSALVANGVLSFEDGLKLVSERALAMQEACDVNPSSMAAILGLDDAKVEEICASIGGVVVPANYNCPGQLVISGETKAVEEACNAMKEAGAKRALILPVNGAFHSPLMQPAQERLAAAIENAKFRKATIPVYQNITTTAVTNPDEIKKNLIAQLTGPVKWTQSVQNMIKDGATNFVEVGPGKTLQGLIKKINSEITVSSAI, encoded by the coding sequence ATGAAAGCACTTGTATTTCCAGGGCAAGGTTCTCAGTTCGTAGGAATGGGAAAAGAACTCTACGATAGTAGAAAAGAAATTAAAGACCTGATGGATTTCAGTAATGAAATTCTAGGTTTTGATATACTAAAAATCATGTTCGAGGGAACTGATGAAGACCTTAAAAAAACAAAAGTTACTCAACCAGCAATATTTATTCATTCTGTAGCTGCTGTAAAAGCAATAGACGGAACAGGAGCTCAAATGGTAGCAGGACATTCTTTAGGAGAGTTCTCTGCATTAGTTGCTAATGGAGTTTTAAGTTTTGAAGACGGACTTAAATTGGTTTCAGAAAGAGCTTTGGCGATGCAAGAAGCTTGTGATGTTAATCCATCTTCTATGGCAGCAATTCTAGGTTTAGATGATGCTAAGGTGGAAGAAATTTGTGCTTCAATTGGTGGAGTAGTGGTTCCAGCGAATTACAACTGTCCGGGACAATTGGTGATTTCTGGTGAGACCAAAGCGGTAGAAGAAGCGTGTAACGCTATGAAAGAAGCGGGTGCGAAAAGAGCATTAATTTTGCCAGTAAATGGTGCGTTTCATTCACCTTTAATGCAACCTGCGCAAGAAAGATTGGCTGCGGCAATAGAAAATGCAAAATTTAGAAAAGCGACCATTCCTGTTTATCAAAATATTACCACGACTGCTGTTACAAATCCAGATGAAATTAAGAAAAATCTGATTGCTCAGTTAACAGGACCTGTAAAATGGACACAGTCTGTACAAAATATGATTAAAGACGGCGCTACAAATTTTGTAGAAGTAGGGCCAGGAAAAACTTTGCAAGGATTGATAAAGAAGATTAACTCCGAAATAACAGTCTCGTCTGCAATTTAA